TTATTTTAAAAACAGCAAAATAGATGTGCCTACGGTGTTCCTTGAGTATCTGAGCAGAATGAAAATATCAGTCAATATGCAACTGTGCATCCACTAGAGAATCACATATAGTTGATAAAATTCGAATTTTGAACCTTAATCAACATTGCATCCAATCAAACAACACACAATATGCAAGTTCATAATTGGTCCATGAAGGCATGGGCAGAGCTTTGGAACTTATCTCCTTCCACCAGCGATGGAGTCAGCTAAGTCGACGTCGTCCTCCACCTCGAAGAAATGCCAGCTCGTCTCGTTGAACGCGTGGGCGAACCAATCGTCGTCATCCAAAACCCCCGTCTCGCCGACCCGCTCTTCCCACGCGAACCGCCTGGCCGCAAGGACATACGCTGCCTGGGCGGTGGGGACCGAGCGGTTGTCCTCGGCCTGCAGCGCGTACCGCCGGAAGCTGTTGCCGAGCGCACAGACGCGGCGGAGCTGAGCGGGTGACTCCCagttggcggcgaggagcgcgtcGTAGAGCAACGCCTCGCAGTGGGGCATGTAGAAGAGCGTGGGCTCCTCCACACGGCGGCGGCACCCGTCATCGAGGTTGGGGACAGAGAacccgagctcggcggcggccgcgcactCAACGGCCGAGAGGACgggatcgaagagatcctcggAGGCGGCGTCAGGGAGGAAATCCCGGCGGAGGAGTGCGGCGAGCGCGAGctggaggcgcgcggcgggggaggaCTCGAAGCTGCCGACCCCGAGGAGGGAGAGGCGGGCGGGGGCGAGGCGGGCGAGGCGGCGCCGGAGAGGGGAATCCGGGGGAAGGAGGCGGCCGTAGAGGCGGGAGGCGGCGACGCGGGAGATGGCGGCGTGGACGCGGGCGACGAGGCGGGAGACGCGCGCGGGGTCGAGGGAGGGGTCGGAGGGGGCCCAGGGAATTGGGGTCACGGGGAGAGGCGGAGGGGCGTCGGGTTGGCAAGCAGTGGGTGGGGCCTCGCCtcgtcggcggccgcggcggctgaCGACGGTCCAGTCGCCGCCGGCAGtgggggaagcggcggcggcggcggcggcggaagaggaCATGGATTGGATCGAGACGGAGATTGGGATGGTCCGAAGCATAGACGGAGTATGGAGACCGTCTGATACGAAAGCTCAACGGTCCAGATTTGGCGCGTAGGATTAGTTGGTGGTTTAGTGGAGAGGTACATGCATTTATTCAGCTACCACACAAAACCGTATTCATCAATGCCTGTAGTATCTCAAGTAAATATATAATAGCGAGCATTTTCCTCTAGTTCCATGGAATATTTACCATATCAACAAAAATAAACTCATTAAATAGCTAATTAAAAATCAGCAAGATATTCTCAATATAAAAGTTTCAATTAAAACATCGCAAGATATGTTCAATATAATAGTTCTAACTAAAAAACCTTTGTTGGTATCTTTAAAAATGCTATAATCTATATTTGCAGATCATGTATTTATATTTTATAAGTGTTCTAGATCCATTAAACTTTAGCCATGATACGTTCAATTATTCACGTATGAGAGGGTAGGTTACTTTTCTCTTATTAATTTTCTTCACCTCAAAACACAAGTCTATGAAGATCATTCTAGATACAACCATTTGTTCTTAAGCAAACCAGCGAAATAATCGAGGTTTAAATTGAAGCCATGTGCTGCAGTTGATATGAGATAAATAGCAGAGGAGATAAGCAACCAGAGTGATTTATAAAAAACCAAACTAACCCGGCATCTTATACACGTTTTGAGGGTACAAATAAAACCATAATGGCACTCGAGAATCGAGATAACCAAACGTTTGTTTCCTGTCAGTTGGTCTGCTCGCTAACCCTAGTTCTCAAAATTAAGATCAACGAAATCATTAGCAGGCGATGCTGCATAAGTTCCCGCGCAAACCCGGGAACCCGTGAGGATGGTCACCGGGTCCCACCTGCCAGCCTACCCGGTCTACCGGGCCGCTCGCCCGCTGGCTGGGGCTTTCCCCTTCCTCTCGGctctccccctcctcttcctcccctccGTCTCCTCCGCAGCAGCGGACCGACTAAAACACACGAGGACACTTTTGCGCCCCGCCCCCTGCCCCCGCGCCCTATTCccacccgccgccacccccacccCGCGGCGGCTCCCCCCGATCCGACGGCCCCCGCGCGCGCCACGTCGccgtcgtcttcctcccccACCCCACTCACTATTTACCCTCCGCGCCCCCGCGGCCCGTCGCCCCACCTCCCCACTTTCCTTCCCGTCCCCTCCGAATCGgcgcgctagggttagggtttcgctGCATCCGCGTCCGCGTCGTTCCGCCGAGGCCCGGGTGGTTCCGGTGAGttttttttctccctccctcctgctCGGTTCTTGCGCTCCGCTCGATTCCTTACTGCTGCTTCTTGGCAATGGAGTGGGTTGGGGGCTAGGGTTTTAACTGCTTGGCTTTGTGGCGGTGCCTTTTTGGTGTGGCGGCGTAGGTGGGAGGCCCTATGGCGATCGTGAGGACCGGCGCCGGCGTCCGGCACCCGAGGCttgacggcggcggggagggctcgccggaggccatggaggacgacgaggagtcGCGGGCCACGCCGTCGCAGGAGTCTGAGGCCGACGGCATCTCCGGCggcgaagaggaggaggaggaggagaacggcggcggaggtgagggaccagaggaggcggaggatgaGTTACGCGAGGAAGAGTTGGAGCTGgagcaggaggaagaggagggggacTCAGGCATGGGTTCTGACGAGCTGGAGGTCACGGAGCTCGGGGAGCCTGGCGCCGAGATGTGCCAGGTCGGGGACCAGAGCGTCGCCGTGCCGCTGGAGCTCTACGACCTCGCCGGCCTCTGTGATGTGCTTTCGCTCGATGCCTGGAACACCCTCCTCAGCGAGGACGAGCGGCTCCGTCTCGCCGCCTTGCTGCCCGACATGGACCAGGAGACCTTTGCCCGCACCCTCGTCGAGCTCCTCTCAGGGCAGAACTTCCACTTTGGGAGCCCCCTGGCCGCCCTCTTCAAGCAGCTCAAAGGGGGGCTGTGTGACCCCAGAGTCAACCTGTATCGCCGTGGCACCCGCTTTGCAGAGCGGCGCAAGCATTACTACTGGCTGCAGAGCTACCACAACTCAATGGTGCGGGGGCTGCGGGAGATCAAAGATTGCTGGAAGGGCCGTGAGGGGTACAGCCTTGATGAGAGGCTGAGGATGTTGGAAGCTTTGAAGACACAGAAGCAGCAGAGAAAAGCTTTGGCTTCGGCTCGGCAGGCTGGGTCAGAGACTGATTCGGAGAGCAGGGAGTCTGGGAAACAGGTCTTAAATCAGCTGAAGCTAGATAAAATTGCACAGAAGAAGGCAGGGAAGTTAGTGAAGGAGAGGTCTAAGGGCTTGCTGCGGGTGAATATGACGAAAGGAGTGGATGAAGATTATGGGGGAGGGTCTGGCCGTGATGCTGCAGTGGCACTTTCTCGTCAAGACAATGCGTATGGATATGATTCGGGCACACATAGAAGGAAGCTTCATAGGAGCATAGATGGCCTTTACTCGGAGGAGCTAGGATATGAACGGGATTCGTCCAGAACTCAGTTTCCGAGGCTGCTGCCGAAGCCAGTGAAGAAGGAATTGACTATGAGCTATGATGGCAATCTGTATGGAAACAACTACCGCGATAACAATAATGCTTCTCCATACTACTATGGCAGGAATCCCGGTCCTAATCAGGGAGTCACTCTAGCAGCAGCATATGATCCTCCATATTTTGACACCAGAAGGAATGCAAGGTACTCGGAGAGGGACTGGGTACAAGGTGGAAAAGGTGTGCAGAGTAAAGCTCTGACAGGGGATGAGATGCACTGGACTGCTGGTAGCCACATTGGTGAAGTAGATGACTGGCAAAAAGGGCAGTTGGCAGGTGATTACAGGAGCAGGAAAGATCGAGCTGGATATGGTCAGAAGGTTAAGTACTATAAAAGCATTGAGCAACAGGCTAATGATGCTCGCATTGGGAACCCTAGAAGCAAGATATCACAGGTGAAGATGGCAGGTAAACCTGGTAGCCAATTTGATAGGATTGGCCAGAAGCACTCCAGGGGCAATGCTGCCTATTCTCAAAGTGAGACAGAATCTGATTCATCAGAACAGTTTGAAGATAGTGGGGACGTGCATTTTCTTGAACAGAAGCCAGAGCATCACCATTCTGGATTTCATAGAAAAGCACATGGTGCCAAAAAGTCAAAAAAGCTTTCTAAAGTGGTCAAAATGAACTATGCTACTGCTGATGCAGATTTAGAACCCTCTCGAAGCAAAGGATTCAAAGGAAAGGTTTCAGAGGCTGGTTATTTACGTGATGTGGATGTGAAGATGACGGAACAGATTAGTGATGTCATGAAACCTCCAGCAGCAAGTGGTGAAAGGAAGCGGAAGGGGATGGCAAATTTGGAAACACATGTTCATGATATCTCCGAACAGCATGAAATCAATGAAAACGCCAATGATTCATTCAGGCTAACAGAGAGTGAAAGGCTTGCCAGTAAACCGGTCCAAGATTCTAATGGTGATTTTAGTGGTATTGAAAGAGTAAGTGGCAGCACTGGGtccaaaaaaacaaaaggaagagTTGAAGTTCCTAGCCTGGATGAGCACAGTGAGCATGTGCCATCTGGTCCAAAAATGGCCGACAACATCAGTGGCCCGAAgaagaaaagcaaaaagaagCCAGAGAGCACCCCAGATGCAGTTACTGTAGCAGAACCAGCTGCTGATGTTCCAGAAGATAATGTAGTAGCAGTAGAGCCTGAGAAGATTGAGAAGCCGAAGAAGAAGTATGTACCAATATCACCGACTATCCATACTGGCTTTTCATTCTCCGTTGTACATCTTTTAACAGCTGTAAAGAAGGCTATGGTCTCTCCTGTTGAGGATACTCCAGCAGCAGAGAAGCAACCTGATGGAGAGGAGGGCAAAAAATGGTTCAACAATGAAGAGCAAAACAAAACGCCTCAAGAACAAAGTATGACAGAACAAGCTCAGCAGGCTCTTGAGGGTGCAGATGCCAGTGCTGCAGAGCAGAATGTAGTGAGCAATTCACCGGCACTTACTGTTCAAGAGATCGTCAATCGAATTAGATCAAATCCTGGAGATCCTAGGATACTTGAAACCCAGGAGCCCCTCCAGGATTTAGTTCGAGGAGTATTGAAGGTACTGTCATCTAGAACAGCTCCTCTAGGTGCAAAGGGCTGGAAAGCTCTAGTTGCCTATGAAAAGTCAAACAAAAGTTGGTTCTGGGTTGGTCCAGCACCTTCTATTTCATCATATGATGATCCTGATGAAGAAACTTCTGCAGAAGCATGGTGTATACCGCACAAGATGCTTGCGAAGTTGGTGGATGCATTTTCTAATTGGCTGAAAAGTGGTCAGGAAACCCTCAAGCAGATAGGATCCCttccaccacctccaccaccaaaTCCTGCTAACTTGGATTTGAAAGAAAGATTCAAGGAGCTTAGAGCCCAGAAAAGTCTTAACACAATAAGCCCAAGCTCAGACGAAGCAAGGGCATATTTCCAGCGTGAGGAATTTTTGAGGTACTCCATACCTGATAGAGCCTTTTGCTATACTGCTGCTGATGGGGAGAAGTCTATAGTTGCTCCCTTGAGAAGAGGAGGTGGAAAGCCCACTGCTAAAGCTAGGGGTCACCCCATGCTCTTACCTGATCGTCCGCCGCATGTTACTATCCTCTGTCTTGTAAGAGATGCTGCTTCTCGGTTGCCTGCAAGAACTGGAACTAGAGCTGATGTCTGCACACTACTCAGAGATTCACAATACCTAAACCATGAAGAAGCCAATAAAGAGGCTGCTATTAATCAAGTTGTCAGTGGTGCTCTTGATCGCTTGCACTATGAACGTGATCCTTGCGTACTGTATGATAATGACAAAAAATTGTGGACCTATCTACACAGGGGTAGGGAGGAGGAAGATTTTGAGGATGATGGCACGTCATCTACGAAAAAATGGAAGAGACCGAGGAAAGATCCCTCTGATCCGGCAGAGCCTGGTGCAGCAAatgatgattttgatgatgatggCACTGGCACCCCTTTGGCGAACAATGCAAAAAAGCAAAAGACAGACCATGGAGATCCTACAGTATCAGGAGAAGCTAATGATGAGGGAGATAATGCAACTCAGAATCCATCTTGTGGTGGCCTGGAGGGTGATCCTGATATTAATGTTCCATCATCAAAAAATTCCGAAGAATCAGTTGGAGTTGTTTACATTGATGCAAGACCAGATGATGGTGGCTCAAATTCAGTAGATGCAAAACCAGGCAGCACGGCTGATGATAACCCAGCTAGTTGGCAGTCAGTCCAAGAACAGAATAAAAACAGCTCGACACTCCCTGGGAACACCAGCATGGATGCTACCCTGCCATGAATAATAATAACATAATGGCTCAGTGAGCTGCACATATGTTGAAGCGTCAACATAGGTAATTTCTGCAGAAATCACATTTCACCTGTGACATCTATTCTTAGTGCTACAGTTGGCTCTTATTATGAGAATTTGTTTCATTttactttttttctctctctttacaCTGCAGTAATGTAAAGTAGCTACCATCCGTCAATTCAATCAAAGCAAGGGCAGACTAGAAATGCTTAGATGGTTTTATGCTACCCTATTTTTCTCCCAGCACAGCTCAGTCTGCTTCATAGTGAAATTGTTATACTTTCTGCTGGATATCATGTTATAATTCAGTGCTTTGTCTCCAAACAGATTTACTAACACTCCTTTGGTCCGTAGTTATCATAGTCGGGGCCTGTAGTTATAACGATTGTTTGTGGAATAGGCAACATTCTTTTCAGATATTAGTTACAGTTTTTTCCTGTGAGGAGACTATTCAATCGATATGTTATTTGAATTGTATTATTTCCTACATAAAATTAGCATCAAAGTGATATTCCTATGTCATAATTTTATGTTTGATTCCCTATTGTGCAGGACACTTAGTTATAGCCAGGATGCGGTAGCCCTGCTTCATTCTGAGCTCTCTGTTATCCAGTTCATTAGCTTCATGTAGCTCCTTGCAAATATATGTTTATGTAGTTCACATGATGATTACAAATAGCTCGTGCAAATATCAAGTATGGGAAGGACTTTTCTGATTGCATCCATCCTCATTCTGTTCAGTGTCATTTGaatagattttctattttttttcatttggttGGACTCGTTACCTACTTAATTATTTCTGTAAATATTCTGATAACTCTGCACGCGTCTTTTAACCATGAGACAATATAAACCCTGCTGCCCATCCATGAACCCCATTGTGACAGCTTCTTTTGTTTTGCAGGGTAGAAACTAGAAAGCAGTGTTCATCTTCTTGGACACCATAGCAAGGCGTCAGACTCCGCCAGAATCAATCTTTTGTAGTTGAGATAGCCTGTACATTCTTGTCATAATTTAAATGAGCTTCTGTAGTTTATTACTCTTTTTTTAGTGGTCTTGTGCAGCTGCTATGCTGCAATTCAAATATGAAGCTGTTAGGCATCTCATGTATTTTGTGTGTTCATGTTCGGATGAAATGATATAGAAAGTTCAGTAGTGCACATACGAATGGCACTGTTGTGAAAATACGACGTAATGTTAACTACTGTTGAGAGAAGTTGCCACAAATTATGTAATTACTGTTACCATGCTGTATGGATGCCCTTCGGAAGAGCAGCCAACGAAGCGACCATTACCGTCTGTGTTCACATTTCTTCTCTAGCTTACACACTGTAAGACGAGTGCCAATTTATAATGTCGATAACAAGTGTTAGTTATCTTTCAAAAGAATAACAAATGTTAGTTATCTTTCAAAAGAATAACAAGTGTTAGTTTGAACAAATAAATTGTGGTGAAGTCTATAGTTATGGAAATATTAGAGACGAATGTAGCATTTTTATGTGTCACAAAATCACACATTTTTATGGGAGAAAAGTCTAATTTTCACCCTCAAAttatcgcaaaagtctgattttcaacctttaattccaactgtcaaaaccggacaaatctGGCTCTTggagtggttttgaaggtggttttgcattttctaaaagaattaaataaatctaattggatctaaaaaaatcaaaactaattcactttaaatcaaaaaaatataaaactagtaccaaattttttctaaaaatataacctatctagtattgctccatttgaatcttagttattgaaaataataggcataactttaagcaaccaaatattatgaacataaaaaaaattagatctgaatagctcacaagtcatgtgacaatagatatgtcacatttttagaaaacttttgatacccatttcataattttttgacttaaaatgaattaattataaattttttagtgtaaaattgaatattttaaattctcacaaaatagaaaaaccaccccaagggctaaatttgtccggttttgacagttaGATGGTCTATGTTGttcggtttcgtagttgaaggttgaaaatcgacTTTTGCGATAGCTGGAGGGTATAAACCggacttttccctttttatGGCAGCAACCATATGAATGACTTGACGCCATTTAGAACTAACACAGTAACACGTAAACACTGACAAAGAACTGACAACACCTGATGAACCCTCGCATATGTTACATCAGATATTCAGATTCAACGATGCGACAGCAGGTATATGCCATACTATACAAGCAAAAGCAAACCACCCTAAGAACAAACAGCTCGGCAACCAACAGCAGCAGTTAATCCAATACCGCTATCAACAGCAATATGGGAAAAGGTAATCTAAACAAatgcctttctttttttttgtacaaGCATTTCATAAATCTAATTTCTTCCTATAAGAGGCTCCAGCGTTGCGTCTGGCAAATGTCTGCTGTCTCCATTTGTCTGCTTCCAGGTACTCGACTCCCGGAACGATTTCAGAAGCTCATCACAGTCTGGGGTCCGTAGCTCCTCTATCGACTCCAAACTTGGCAGGTCGATCTGCCTTCTCCTCGGTGTCGAACACGACGGCTCATCCACCTGTCATTTTTCAAGGTACAGTGGCAATTTCATCAGTTGGAGCACATGTGTTTTCTTAACTACCTGTTGCTTTTCATGACTGCTCACCAGATACTCTTCCTCGAGGCATTTCCCGGCGTTTTCACTGATCTCCACAACCTTGTGGTGATGTTCCCCCTTCAGCTCCCTCATTTCCCCGTGGCACGGGGTAAAAATGGCACCAATGTTTGAGCATGCGTCATGGTCAAGCTTTAATGAGCCTGAGGGCAGGAATTTGTCGTAAGAAAAAGGGAATCGTTCCTGCTATGCTATGCACTTTAGTAGGCGAAGTTTCAAAGTGTGGTCTTACTGTCGATGGAAGACAGGAGCGCCTTGTTTGCAAAATCAATATCTTCAAGAGTTGAGGATACTGCAGATGACAATTTGGAACGTAGCAATTGGTTGGCTTCTGTTCCGGTCCTGTCAACATACACACAGCACTTCAACTTGTGTaccattcaattcaaattcaagagATAAATTTGAGATACCCCTTGTCAGTTATTATTCTGATACCTCATACCTGACTATAGAATCTATAGACTCCACATTTCCTTTGCCAAGGCTGAAAAGAGAATCCTCTGCGTTCTTCCACTGTTGTGCACCCATTGTCGTCTTCACCTTGCTGCAACAAATTTCAAGTGAATGTAAAATACTAAAATTCAAAACATCCACGTTTTAAAGCACAAGTAACCACCATCACATGATAACGCTGTACTGACCATTCTACAAGCACTTCGGCCAAGCAAGACCTTCCACTATCAATTGCACTGGTGTCCTCAATGTAATTTTTCTCGGTTTCTTCCATGTAAAAATCCCACTTTTCCCGCACTGATGAGGTGAAGTCCTGGGCCGTCGAAATTTCTTTCTGCAGGTGACTTGTCCTGTTTACAGTACTCTCTCGAAGGCTACTTACGGCTGTTTGGACCTGCAATGCATGCCCATGATCAACGGTGTGTAGCAGTGATGTGATAGTTCAGGCTATCCATCCATCAGAACACTACTTTTCATGCACGTCAGACACTAGATTGTGTTAATCAGATGGGCACAAAACAAGGGAAGCAATGAATAATCCTCACCAGCTTCTTCTTCCGTGCGTTGAAACTTGCAAGCATCTCCGCCACCTTCTCTAGAAGCTGTTTTTCTTCATTAGCAGCACACTCCTGTTAAAAAGAATAAAATTATATCATGTTGCAACATCATATCATCCTATGAACTGCATGCGGTCAGTGCAATTATCACCTCAAATTTCTTTTCAAGGTCAACAAGTTGTTGATCTTGCACACTTTGTGTGTCTTCCAAAATATTGGTGAGCTTAGATGCATGAACATCTAGTGAGTGGAAGAAACCAGCAGTGATCTTAGAGATAGACCGTGATGCCTCCACAGCTCTCAGGTGTCCCTGTACCCAGTAACAGAAGTTACAACAGAAAGTGGCTTAGGAGAACAGCAAATGATTCTGTGCTTCCACAAGATACAAACCTCCCTCTGCTTATTTGCAAAATGGGCCAGTCTTTCTTCTTGTTTCGCTAGGCTGCACTGAAGCTCGTTTAACAAGTTATCTGCTTCTGAAGCAATTCCTCCAAAACACTGTAAACAGATAGAACAATCAGAAATGTCGCAAAATCCACTGCATTTGCGTTAGGCTGAATGAAATGAACTTACTTTTTCTAGGGCTGATGTGTGTGATTGCACTTGTGAATTTAGTCTCTCGAATGTTATCCGAGAATTCATGTCAATTTCACCTGCTAAACCATCCAAAGCAGTAATACCCGAACCATGCAGGACTTTGAGTTTTTGAACACTCTCCCTGAGCCCTTGTGCTGCCTAAAAATGGGTAATTGATGCATATCAATAAATACTCTTGCATAGAGTTCCATACACAATAAATTAGGCATGAAAAATATACTAAGAGACTGAATTACCTCATTTTTTGAAGACACAAAGGATTGCATGTCATGTTCCATTTCTTTAAGGTGGTCCTCCTGTTGCATGACAGAATTGGAGACGGTTTTATGCAAGGCATCTAGCTGACGGGTGAGTTGAGACCTAAACCTCTGCACAAGCGATATGTTGCCATCTTCTATCTTGTCTTTACGTTCTACAAATAGTCAAGAAGTCCATAACAGTCAGAAAGTAGAGTTGATCTGGTAGATCCTTGGCCTAAAAACTTAGTTAAGGTCCTTAACCTATTTTTGAGAACAGTCCAgaaacatctgctgctgcattttCTAATTCTGCCCGAAGGTTATATGCACAGTCTACAAGCGATTTTTCTGcagtaaaaaaaagattatTCAATGACTGTAAAAGCAGTAAATGGGCACGTGACTGTTTAATTGAAACCAATCATGGAGGAACCATGAAACCCTTGAAAGGTTATAAATTGAATATTAATTGCATACATAAACTTGCCAAAAAGTCTCAACAAAAAGAATGAGCAGAACAAAATAAGACATGATCTCAACAAACCTGATTTTAGAAGATTGAATATAGCATATTCCTTTTCTTTAATAGTACACTTTGCTTCAttgtatttttcttctagatcaTGCAGAGCACTCTTGGTGTCCTCCAGGTCTTTCTACAATCAAGAGATGTCGGAAGTAATAAGAAACATATTTGCTAAGATAATGTGAAACCATATGACTGAGACTAGAAAGGTACCTGAGTCTTTCCAAGTTTTTCACCCAACTCTGCACTCAAAAGTTGTTCAGCATCATAAAGATCTTTTAGTTCAACCAATTGCTGGTCATAGATTTTGCAGAAATATTCTCATTTCAGTCATCAGTAACATAACAGTTTGTTTTCATATGCTAAGACAACTAACCTTATCCCTAGCTTCTAAATCAGCTCCCAATCGTTCAATTTTCTCTGTCATGGCCTAAGTGACAAAGGTAATTTGAAAAAGATGAGATGATGATGTATAAAATAAAGCTAGGTTCAGTTTATCTGAAGAAATCCAAATACAGGTTTAATTGGAAATCAAGATAAACCTTTTTCTCAGCTTCTTCTTGGAGGTAGCGCTCTCTTGGAATGTATATACCATTCTTCTCTCTTGCAGCAAACACCTCTGAATACATATAGGAGACCGAATGAACAGATGATGTATGATACTTATCACTTTAAGATATAAAAACTTGCAAGATGAAGAACCTTGTTTGAGACGGTCAATTTCATAGTACAAGTCCTTTATCATAGCAGACTTCATCATCCTTTGGTTTACCTGATTTTAACAGCAAGCACAAGTTTTTACTGTCTGAAAATATGAAGCACCAATAGGACTGacttatccaaaaaaaaaaagatgagaaCCTCAGGTTTGTTCTTGATATTTTTTGCGCGGTGTGCATAATCGAGTGTGCTCAGCGTCTCTTCTAAGCAGTATACTGAAGGTGATATTGTAGCAATAATGCAAGTCTTTGTTTTCCCTCCCAATGAATCTCTCAGTAATCTTGTCAGTTTACTATCTCTGAAACAAACAGATGTAAATATAAGTTCAGTTTAGGAATATGTTACTAAAGTTATAAGCTGTCAGGGGATTTCTTTACAATTACCTGTATGGGACATGTCCAGAGTGCTCAACTAGAGCATTAATAACACGACCAAGCGTAAGCAAACTCTTGTTGATTTCTCCAGCCTCTCTCGCTCTGCCCTGCAATGCAAATTCAATGTCAAAAGTGCTTTGTTGAATTTGAAAGATCAGGGGATGCATTTGATTATTTTTAGTTTACTATGAAATTCAAAAGTTACTCACATCTCTAGCACCTGAGCGTGATATATTTTCCGAACCAGCTAGATCGACAAGATTAAGCTTCCCAATTTTGATCATCTCCTCACCCTCATGAGTCAGTTCCTTAATATGAATTGTGATTGAGAATATGGAGTGTGACCTACTGCTTTGCTTATTCAGCAGTGTCTCTGCAGTGCGCCTCTTTGCAGAGCCCATGTCAAGAATCTTGTAGATTTCGCCAGCAGAGTACACAATTTCTTCTTCAAGCCCTCTCACAAAAACAAACCCCTTGCCATCTTCCATAAGGGCAATAGGTTTTTTTGTCTTGTCCTCAGGAACAGGGAATTTCGGTTCCTCAGGTGCCAACAAATCAGTTATTTCTTCATTGTAAAGCTCAAGAAAGGTGACTTTCATGCTGTACTCTGCGCATTGAGCCTCAAGAATGTCAAAGATTTGCCTTACAGCCCTTGGGATAACTCCAGCATC
The nucleotide sequence above comes from Panicum virgatum strain AP13 chromosome 3K, P.virgatum_v5, whole genome shotgun sequence. Encoded proteins:
- the LOC120697291 gene encoding protein SENSITIVITY TO RED LIGHT REDUCED 1-like encodes the protein MLRTIPISVSIQSMSSSAAAAAAASPTAGGDWTVVSRRGRRRGEAPPTACQPDAPPPLPVTPIPWAPSDPSLDPARVSRLVARVHAAISRVAASRLYGRLLPPDSPLRRRLARLAPARLSLLGVGSFESSPAARLQLALAALLRRDFLPDAASEDLFDPVLSAVECAAAAELGFSVPNLDDGCRRRVEEPTLFYMPHCEALLYDALLAANWESPAQLRRVCALGNSFRRYALQAEDNRSVPTAQAAYVLAARRFAWEERVGETGVLDDDDWFAHAFNETSWHFFEVEDDVDLADSIAGGRR
- the LOC120697292 gene encoding uncharacterized protein LOC120697292, which gives rise to MAIVRTGAGVRHPRLDGGGEGSPEAMEDDEESRATPSQESEADGISGGEEEEEEENGGGGEGPEEAEDELREEELELEQEEEEGDSGMGSDELEVTELGEPGAEMCQVGDQSVAVPLELYDLAGLCDVLSLDAWNTLLSEDERLRLAALLPDMDQETFARTLVELLSGQNFHFGSPLAALFKQLKGGLCDPRVNLYRRGTRFAERRKHYYWLQSYHNSMVRGLREIKDCWKGREGYSLDERLRMLEALKTQKQQRKALASARQAGSETDSESRESGKQVLNQLKLDKIAQKKAGKLVKERSKGLLRVNMTKGVDEDYGGGSGRDAAVALSRQDNAYGYDSGTHRRKLHRSIDGLYSEELGYERDSSRTQFPRLLPKPVKKELTMSYDGNLYGNNYRDNNNASPYYYGRNPGPNQGVTLAAAYDPPYFDTRRNARYSERDWVQGGKGVQSKALTGDEMHWTAGSHIGEVDDWQKGQLAGDYRSRKDRAGYGQKVKYYKSIEQQANDARIGNPRSKISQVKMAGKPGSQFDRIGQKHSRGNAAYSQSETESDSSEQFEDSGDVHFLEQKPEHHHSGFHRKAHGAKKSKKLSKVVKMNYATADADLEPSRSKGFKGKVSEAGYLRDVDVKMTEQISDVMKPPAASGERKRKGMANLETHVHDISEQHEINENANDSFRLTESERLASKPVQDSNGDFSGIERVSGSTGSKKTKGRVEVPSLDEHSEHVPSGPKMADNISGPKKKSKKKPESTPDAVTVAEPAADVPEDNVVAVEPEKIEKPKKKYVPISPTIHTGFSFSVVHLLTAVKKAMVSPVEDTPAAEKQPDGEEGKKWFNNEEQNKTPQEQSMTEQAQQALEGADASAAEQNVVSNSPALTVQEIVNRIRSNPGDPRILETQEPLQDLVRGVLKVLSSRTAPLGAKGWKALVAYEKSNKSWFWVGPAPSISSYDDPDEETSAEAWCIPHKMLAKLVDAFSNWLKSGQETLKQIGSLPPPPPPNPANLDLKERFKELRAQKSLNTISPSSDEARAYFQREEFLRYSIPDRAFCYTAADGEKSIVAPLRRGGGKPTAKARGHPMLLPDRPPHVTILCLVRDAASRLPARTGTRADVCTLLRDSQYLNHEEANKEAAINQVVSGALDRLHYERDPCVLYDNDKKLWTYLHRGREEEDFEDDGTSSTKKWKRPRKDPSDPAEPGAANDDFDDDGTGTPLANNAKKQKTDHGDPTVSGEANDEGDNATQNPSCGGLEGDPDINVPSSKNSEESVGVVYIDARPDDGGSNSVDAKPGSTADDNPASWQSVQEQNKNSSTLPGNTSMDATLP